CTCATTAAAATACTGTATTTGAAATCAGATTCTGTCCTTCCAATAAAAGGGCTTTCGATGAAGATGATAGATAGCAACTACCAAAATTTCATCCTTTCTGATTTGATATACAACACCGTAAGGAAATTTGTGAACCAGGCATCTTCTCGTTCGTACTGTAAATACAGGCCATGCTTTGGGGTTTGACTTGATTCTTTTAAAGGTTATCAGAATTTCATTCAAAA
This genomic stretch from Cyclonatronum proteinivorum harbors:
- a CDS encoding type II toxin-antitoxin system RelE/ParE family toxin, with protein sequence MELRLLKPAELELDEGISWYELQVTGLGDEFLNEILITFKRIKSNPKAWPVFTVRTRRCLVHKFPYGVVYQIRKDEILVVAIYHLHRKPFYWKDRI